A DNA window from Seriola aureovittata isolate HTS-2021-v1 ecotype China chromosome 8, ASM2101889v1, whole genome shotgun sequence contains the following coding sequences:
- the LOC130173203 gene encoding transmembrane O-methyltransferase homolog isoform X1, with protein sequence MWLIAVSVPLLSAVIIIVVSGRCCDKVSMLWHRALAWALRLVRGRVCVRSTHAFVFSECTHGKVDSVLETFDLYAETHPSLCIGPETGEVLDEVVRRVRPSQVLELGMHCGYTSVRLLRLLPPAGRLITVELDPLTAELGEEIILVAGFKHSQFQVLTSSSAEAIPTLRSFLEPDQKTSEGFNLVLMDHDPQQYLPDLLALEREELLCPSGCSILLISRKTRAEDLREILDHVRLRADRCSIKTELRSMVEISYQKESGNVECDNKI encoded by the exons ATGTGGCTGATTGCTGTTTCTGTCCCGCTGCTCTCTGCCGTCATCATCATTGTGGTATCCGGCCGTTGTTGTGACAAGGTTTCCATGCTGTGGCATCGAGCTCTGGCCTGGGCACTGAGGTTGGTGcgagggagagtgtgtgtgaggagcacCCATGCCTTTGTGTTCTCAGAATGCACCCACGGCAAAGTTGACAGTGTCCTGgagacctttgacctttatgCTGAAACACACCCCTCTTTATGCATTGGTCCAGAGACTG GCGAGGTGTTGGATGAAGTGGTGAGGCGTGTCCGTCCCTCCCAGGTGTTGGAACTGGGGATGCACTGTGGCTACACCTCAGTCCGCCTGCTGCgcctgctgccccctgctggcaGGCTGATCACAGTGGAGCTGGACCCACTCACAGCAGAGCTAGGAGAGGAAATCATACTGGTGGCCGGCTTCAAACACTCTCAG TTCCAGGTGTTGACGTCTAGCTCAGCAGAGGCCATACCAACATTGCGTTCATTTCTGGAGCCTGATCAAAAGACCAGTGAAGGCTTCAACCTGGTGCTAATGGACCACGATCCCCAGCAGTACCTTCCAGACCTGCTGGCTCTGGAGAGAGAAGAGCTCCTCTGCCCCTCCGGCTGCTCCATCCTTCTGATCAGCAGGAAAACAAGAGCCGAAGACCTCAGAGAAATCCTGGATCACGTCAGACTGAGAGCAGACCGCTGCAGCATCAAGACAGAGCTTCGGAGTATGGTGGAAATCTCCTACCAGAAGGAAAGCGGTAATGTTGAATGTGATAACAAAATCTAA
- the LOC130173203 gene encoding transmembrane O-methyltransferase homolog isoform X2, which yields MWLIAVSVPLLSAVIIIVVSGRCCDKVSMLWHRALAWALRLVRGRVCVRSTHAFVFSECTHGKVDSVLETFDLYAETHPSLCIGPETGEVLDEVVRRVRPSQVLELGMHCGYTSVRLLRLLPPAGRLITVELDPLTAELGEEIILVAGFKHSQFQVLTSSSAEAIPTLRSFLEPDQKTSEGFNLVLMDHDPQQYLPDLLALEREELLCPSGCSILLISRKTRAEDLREILDHVRLRADRCSIKTELRSMVEISYQKESGFSEELF from the exons ATGTGGCTGATTGCTGTTTCTGTCCCGCTGCTCTCTGCCGTCATCATCATTGTGGTATCCGGCCGTTGTTGTGACAAGGTTTCCATGCTGTGGCATCGAGCTCTGGCCTGGGCACTGAGGTTGGTGcgagggagagtgtgtgtgaggagcacCCATGCCTTTGTGTTCTCAGAATGCACCCACGGCAAAGTTGACAGTGTCCTGgagacctttgacctttatgCTGAAACACACCCCTCTTTATGCATTGGTCCAGAGACTG GCGAGGTGTTGGATGAAGTGGTGAGGCGTGTCCGTCCCTCCCAGGTGTTGGAACTGGGGATGCACTGTGGCTACACCTCAGTCCGCCTGCTGCgcctgctgccccctgctggcaGGCTGATCACAGTGGAGCTGGACCCACTCACAGCAGAGCTAGGAGAGGAAATCATACTGGTGGCCGGCTTCAAACACTCTCAG TTCCAGGTGTTGACGTCTAGCTCAGCAGAGGCCATACCAACATTGCGTTCATTTCTGGAGCCTGATCAAAAGACCAGTGAAGGCTTCAACCTGGTGCTAATGGACCACGATCCCCAGCAGTACCTTCCAGACCTGCTGGCTCTGGAGAGAGAAGAGCTCCTCTGCCCCTCCGGCTGCTCCATCCTTCTGATCAGCAGGAAAACAAGAGCCGAAGACCTCAGAGAAATCCTGGATCACGTCAGACTGAGAGCAGACCGCTGCAGCATCAAGACAGAGCTTCGGAGTATGGTGGAAATCTCCTACCAGAAGGAAAGCG gTTTTTCTGAGGAGCtgttttaa